The Bacillota bacterium genomic sequence CGGCGCCACCGAGGCCGACAACCTGGCGCTGCTGGGCGGGGCCGCCGCCCGGCGCGGCTGGGGGCGGCGCATCCTGGTCAGCGCCGTCGAGCACGAAGCCGTCCTGGAGCCGGCCGCCCGGCTGGCGCGGGAGGGCTGGCAGGTGGAGCGGATCCCCGTCGACCGGGAGGGGCGCGTCCGCCTCGAGCGGCTGGAGGAGATGCTGGGCGAGGACGTGGCCGTGGTCGCCGTGATGCTGGTCAACAACGAGCTGGGCACGGTCCAGCCCGTCGACCGCGTCGGCGCCCTCCTGGCCGGCCGTTTCGGCCACCTGGCGCCGGCGCGCCGCCCGCTCTTCCACGTGGACGCGGTCCAGGCGCCGGGAAAGCTCCTCCTGCGGCCGCGGGCCTGGGGGGTGACCTCCATGGCGCTCAGCGCCCACAAGCTGGGCGGCCCCAAGGGCGTGGGCGCGCTCTGGCTGGCGCGCGAGGCGCGCGTGGAGCCGCTCCTGCTGGGGGGCGGCCAGGAGCGGGGCCTGCGCTCGGGGACCGAGAACACGCCGGGCATCGTGGCCTTCGCGCGGGTGGCCGGGCTGGCGGAGGCCGAGCGCGAGGAGGCGGTGCCGCGCCTGGCTTCCTGGAGGCGGCGCCTGGCGGAGCAGCTGGAGAGGCTGGGCGGACAGCTCAACGGCCCGCGCGACGCCAGCGACGGCCACCGACTCGAGGGCGCCGCCCCCCACATCCTCAACATCAGCTTCCCCGGCCTGCGCGGGGAGACGGTGATGCACGCCCTGGAACGCGAGGGCGTCTTCGTCTCCACCGGCTCCGCCTGCACCGCCCGCCGCCCCGAGCCCAGCCACGTCCTGCTGGCCGCGGGCCTGGAGCGGCCTCGCGCCGAGGGGGCGGTGCGCATCAGCCTCTCGCCCTGGGCGACCCGGGCCGAGGAAGTGGACGCCGCCGCGGAGGCTTTCCGCCGGGCGCTGGAGGACCTCCGGCGCGCCGGGGGGGTGCGGAGGTGAGCGGGCGGCTTCACGACCCCTCTGCGGCGCCTGGCGGCCCGGTCGCCGGCGGCCTCCCCGGCGGCCGCCGCCTGCTTCTCCTGCGCTACGGCGAGATCGGCCTCAAGGGGAAGAACCGGCCGGCCTTCGAACGCCAGCTGCGCCGCCGCGTCGAGGAGGCGCTGGAGCGCGCCGGCTTCCCCGCCCTGGAGGTCTCCTGGCGGAACGGCCGCCTGCTGGTGGCGCCGCCGCCGGCGGAGGCGGAGCGCACCGCCGTGGAGCGCGCCCTCAGCCGCGTCTTCGGCGTCGTCTCGCTCAGCCCGGTCTGGGGCGTCCCGCCGGAGCCGGAGCGGATCGAGGCCGCGGCGCTGGCGGCGCTGGAGGAGGCGCTGGCCGCGGCCGCCTCCTCGGGGCGGCCGGCGCGGACCTTCAAGGTGGAGGCGCGCCGGGTGGACAAGCGCTTCCCGCTGGGCTCGCTGGAGATGAACGCGCGCCTGGGCGGCTTCCTCCACGCGGCCCACCCCGAGCTGGGCGTGGACGTCCACAGGCCGGACGTGCGGGTGCAGGTGGAGGTGCGGGAGCGGGAGGCCTACGCCTTCGCCCTGACGGTTCCGGGGCCCGGCGGGCTGCCGCTGGGTTCCAGCGGCCGCGCCATGCTCCTTCTCTCCGGCGGCATCGACAGCCCCGTGGCCGGCTGGATGGCCATGCGCAGGGGGATCGAGATCGAGCCCGTCCACTTCGAGAGCTTCCCGTACACCAGCGAGCGCGCGCAGGAGAAGGTGCTGGAGCTGGCGCGGATCCTGGCCGGCTGGAGCGGCGGGCTGACCGTCCACCTGGTCCACTTCACCGAGATCCAGACGGCCATCTACCGCGAGGCCCCGGCGGAGCTGGGCGTCATCCTCATGCGCCGGGCCATGTTCCGCCTGGCCGAGGCACTGGCCAGGCGGCGCGGCGCGCTGGCCACGGTGACCGGGGAGAACGTGGGCCAGGTGGCCAGCCAGACGCTGGAGAGCCTGGCGGTGATCAACCGGGTGACCACGCTCCCCGTCCTCCGCCCGCTGATCACCATGGACAAGAGCGCCATCGTGGAGGAGGCGCGGCGGATCGGCACCTACGAGACGTCCATCCTGCCCTACGCCGACTGCTGCACGCTCTTCGTCCCCGCTCACCCCGCCACGCGGCCGCGGGCGGAGGAGGTGGAGGAGGCCGAGGCGCGCATCGACTGGGAGCGTCTCCTGCCCGAGGCGCTGGAGGGGAGCCGCACGCTCTCCGTGCGGCCGTAGCGGCGGCTGGATCGGCCGCCCGGCCGGACGTATCATTCTGGCATCGAAGGGGAGAGGTGCGGTGGAGCTCAAGCTGATCAACATCGGCTTCGGCAACATCATCTCGGCCAACCGCGTGATCGCCATCGTCAGCCCCGAGTCGGCGCCGATCAAGCGGATGGTGGCCGAAGCGCGGGACGCCGGGCGGCTCATCGACGCCACCTACGGGCGGCGGACGCGGGCGGTGATCATCACCGACAGCGAGCACGTGGTGCTCTCGGCCATCCAGCCGGAGACGGTGGCCCACCGCATGCTGACCCACGAGGGCGGAGTCGAGCGCGAGGCGGCGGCCAGCCCGGCGGCGGAGGAGATCGCGGAGGTGGAGCAGGAGTCGTGAGCGCCGCAGCCGGTCCGCTGGAGAGTGCCGCCAGGCCCCGCTTCCCGGGGCTGCTCATGGTCCTCTCGGGCCCCAGCGGCGCGGGCAAGGGCTCGGTGCGCAAGGCCTGGCTGGCGCGCCACCCGGAGGTCCGCTTCGCGCCCTCGGTCACCACGCGCGCCCCGCGGGTGGGGGAGCTGCCGGGCGTCGACTACGTCTTCCTGGAGGAGAGCGCCTTCGAGGCCAGGCGGCGGTCGGGCGAGCTGGTGGAGTGGGCGCGCGTCTACGACCACGCGTACGGCACGCCGCGCCTCCCCATGGAGGAGTGGCTGGGCCAGGGCGTGGACGTCGTGGTGGAGAAGGACGTGCAGGGGGCGATGAGCCTGAAGGCCGCCTATCCCGAGGCGGTCTTCGTCTTCATCCTCCCGCCCTCCTTCGAGGAGCTGCGCCGGCGCATGCTCCGGCGGGGGACCGAGGGACCGGAGGCGCGGGAGATCCGGCTGGCCAGCGCGGCCCGCGAGCTGAGCTACATGGGCGAGTACGACTACGCCGTGGTCAACGACGAGGTGGAGAGGGCGGCGGAGCTGCTGGAGGTGATCCGCCAGGCCGAGCACTGCCGCGCCTGGCGGCGCCTGGCCGGCGGCGAGCCGCTGCCCGGGCGGGAGCCGGGCGAGGCGCGCTCGCCGGCGCCGTCGCCGCCGCTGGGGAGGGAGTGAATCCGCATGGAAAGCCGTCTCGACCCGACGCTGGAAGAGGTGCTGGCGGCCATGCCGCGCAAGTACGCCGTGGTCAACGTGGCCGCCCAGAGGGCGCGCCAGCTCCTGGAGGGGGCCGCGCCGGCGGTGGCCAAGCAGGGTTCGAAACCCGTGGTGGTCGCCCTGAAGGAGATCGCCCAGAGCAAGGTGACCTACGAGGTGAACGGGACCGAGTGAACCCCGGGGCGGGCGAGGCGCCGCGGGCGGCGGCCGTCGCCGTCGACATCGCCGCGGCCGCCACCGACCGCCTCTACGACTACTGGATCCCCTCCGAATGGATCGGCCGCCTGCAGCCCGGCTGGCGCGTCCGCGTCCCCTTCGGCCGCGGCCGGCGCGAGGGGTTCGTCGTCGAGCTGCGGGCGGAGCCCTCACTGCCTCCCGAACGCGTCCGGCCCATCGCCGAGGTGCTGGACCCCATGCCGGCCCTGACGCCGGAGGCGCTGGAGCTGGCGCGCTGGTGCGCCCGTGCCTACGGTTCGACGCTGGTGCAGGCGCTGCGCGTGATGCTGCCCGCCGGCCTGCGCGGCGACCGCGTGCGGCCGCGGACCGAGGAGCTGCTGGCGGCGACGCCCGCCCTCCTCTCCGGCAAGTGGGCGCAGGGCGCGGGCGGCGTTCGGGCGCCGGCGCGCCGGCGCGTGGCCGAGCTCCTCCGCCGCTCGCCGGGGCCGTGGCGGCGGCGCGACCTGGAGCGGGCCGCGGGCGTCGGCGCCGCCACGCTGCGGGCGATGGTGCGGGCGGGCCTGTTGGCCGTGGAACGGCGGGAGCGGGAGCGGGCTGCGTGGACGGAGCCGCCCGAACCCGACCGCAGGCCGGTGCTCAACCCCTTTCAGGAGGAGGCGGTGGCGGAGATCCGGCGCGCGGTGGAGGCCTCCGCCCATGCCGTCTTCCTCCTGCAGGGGGTGACGGGAAGCGGCAAGACCGAAGTCTACCTGCGCGCCCTGGAGGCGGTGCTGGCGGCGGGACGCCAGGCCATCGTGCTCGTGCCCGAGATCGCCCTCACGCCGCAGACGGTGGCGCGCTTCCGGGCGCGCTTCGGCGACCGCGTGGCCGTCTTCCACAGCGGGCTGGGCGA encodes the following:
- the thiI gene encoding tRNA 4-thiouridine(8) synthase ThiI, which codes for MLLLRYGEIGLKGKNRPAFERQLRRRVEEALERAGFPALEVSWRNGRLLVAPPPAEAERTAVERALSRVFGVVSLSPVWGVPPEPERIEAAALAALEEALAAAASSGRPARTFKVEARRVDKRFPLGSLEMNARLGGFLHAAHPELGVDVHRPDVRVQVEVREREAYAFALTVPGPGGLPLGSSGRAMLLLSGGIDSPVAGWMAMRRGIEIEPVHFESFPYTSERAQEKVLELARILAGWSGGLTVHLVHFTEIQTAIYREAPAELGVILMRRAMFRLAEALARRRGALATVTGENVGQVASQTLESLAVINRVTTLPVLRPLITMDKSAIVEEARRIGTYETSILPYADCCTLFVPAHPATRPRAEEVEEAEARIDWERLLPEALEGSRTLSVRP
- a CDS encoding DUF370 domain-containing protein, which produces MELKLINIGFGNIISANRVIAIVSPESAPIKRMVAEARDAGRLIDATYGRRTRAVIITDSEHVVLSAIQPETVAHRMLTHEGGVEREAAASPAAEEIAEVEQES
- a CDS encoding cysteine desulfurase, whose protein sequence is GATEADNLALLGGAAARRGWGRRILVSAVEHEAVLEPAARLAREGWQVERIPVDREGRVRLERLEEMLGEDVAVVAVMLVNNELGTVQPVDRVGALLAGRFGHLAPARRPLFHVDAVQAPGKLLLRPRAWGVTSMALSAHKLGGPKGVGALWLAREARVEPLLLGGGQERGLRSGTENTPGIVAFARVAGLAEAEREEAVPRLASWRRRLAEQLERLGGQLNGPRDASDGHRLEGAAPHILNISFPGLRGETVMHALEREGVFVSTGSACTARRPEPSHVLLAAGLERPRAEGAVRISLSPWATRAEEVDAAAEAFRRALEDLRRAGGVRR
- the gmk gene encoding guanylate kinase, which encodes MVLSGPSGAGKGSVRKAWLARHPEVRFAPSVTTRAPRVGELPGVDYVFLEESAFEARRRSGELVEWARVYDHAYGTPRLPMEEWLGQGVDVVVEKDVQGAMSLKAAYPEAVFVFILPPSFEELRRRMLRRGTEGPEAREIRLASAARELSYMGEYDYAVVNDEVERAAELLEVIRQAEHCRAWRRLAGGEPLPGREPGEARSPAPSPPLGRE
- the rpoZ gene encoding DNA-directed RNA polymerase subunit omega, coding for MESRLDPTLEEVLAAMPRKYAVVNVAAQRARQLLEGAAPAVAKQGSKPVVVALKEIAQSKVTYEVNGTE